tttgggccctatcgccctttaattgcgtgaaaactaacctcatagtcaaattggcacttccactttttcgcttaTAACTcttaaagtacaacagacagaaaaaaatgtttcaaacaaaagtttaatggtgcaataagcgctacaatcttgcgttaacaaaattttgaaaagaatttttttcgtcagttatatatatattttttaactcttttccaaaatttgttaccgctattttgtagcgcttattgcgccattaaacttttgtttgaaacatttttttctgtctgttgtactttgagagttatacgtgaaaaagtggaagtggcaatctgactttgaggttaggtttcacccccttaaagggcgatagggcacacatgaaacccacaaagttgcgttccaatcggtgagtccgggttcgcggtgttcccttgttagttagatATTAGTTATCAGAATCTTGTTAAATCGATGAAGAAATGTAATATCAAGTTAGGAGCTAAGTCCCACTTCCTGcgtattttttatgtttccaCATTTCACTGACACTCAGTGCGCTAATAATTATGATTTCCGCATTCTACGACTCGTCTGCGGACGAAGTATGATGAACTTGCTGAAGAAAAATTGGGAAGCGTATTTATTTTGAGCGTGAGGTAAAGTTTACGTATAGATGCAACAACAAAATATTgagataattaaaatttttagttgCCTATTTTGTACGGCAGCCTTTACTCTTcagtttattgtaaatcaagtaTAAGATGAATCTCCTTGTCATTAATTACAAGATACAATCTTCTCTTTCTGTTTTACAGATCCGTGGATAACGACGGACAATGCGTTGACTAATACTAGTTCGGCCTTGATGTAAGTTCTCGCTCAAAGAATACTTCAAAATATCCCCACTGTTTGAATCGTTGCCAAGAAGCCCATTCTTCCCATAAAAATAGAAACCAATGCTTCAAACCTTAGTTGAAAGGCGCATCTGGCCTTGCATTTCCTCTGCTGATGAAACTGCACTCTTGGCCTTTGCTTAACCTGCCATAAAATTACAAACAAGAGCTTAAGCGAAGACTTTGCGCTTCACTCGATATTATTGTCGGATATTTTGCAGCGATGACATTCGAGAAAGAACATACGAAGACAGTACAGTACACCCTCGAGGTCCAGAGCCTATTAGCAGAACAGTTAATAGAGAACTAGTGGGTACTTTGGCTTTCATAATACTTCGGACATAATAATGTCATTTGATCTGATAATATTATAAACGTCGACTTGTGTGCCAGGTATACGACAGTTCTGCATCTCGTTCGAAACAGACTTCACCTTTACCAGGTACTCAGCAGAGGGATGTAAAATATATTCACGAATCTTCGAGTAAGTATGTCTCACGAGCTTAAAAAGAATACAATTACTGAAAATGAATATTGGCGACAGCAGAACAATATGTTTTAACCTGAAACTGTTGTCAAGCACTAACTTAAGTAGATTTTGACCACTAAACTGCATTGTACTTGCCAAAACTCGACTTGATAACTTGCTATTTTCGTTAAATGTATGAACCCATTAATTGTTAAAGGTTACCAAACGGAGCCAGTGCAGAGTACAGTAACTACGGTGCACACGAATGCCACCCAAGAATACGGAAATGTGGAGTACATACCAGTCCCATCGCCAACGCCAACGATACCAATCAATCTGGCACCTGGTCCAAACACGAAAGTAACGACCACCATTAAAACGTACACCTATGAGCTACCAGGAGCACCTGAAACATATCTACCAGGCGGCAGCGTGCCAGGAACTGTTGTGCTTCCAGGCGATCAAACTATCACGTACACATTACCGAAAGGCTCCACCTCTACAACGGATAAAACGATCACCTACCAGACAGTAAACGAAAGCGTCCCATCCAGAACACCAGTCAGGTACGATAGTCCACCTCTAGTGACGGACATCACTAAAAAGTCTAGCACGCTACACCAAGAGGCTAAATTCTACCGCGAAGAGCACCATGGAGGTCCGCCAGGACAGCCAACCACGGTTGTCTATCATCCTGGCTCGCCACCTCTAGAAACTACAACAGTTACGCGAAATGAGAAGTACTACCAAGTGGACGGTGCTTATCCCAACGGGCATATTCCTAGTGATCGACCAAACCACCCAGGCAAAACGGTGATTTATCAAAACCAACCACCGACGATAAACGAGACACACACTACCCTGAATCGAATCGAGGAACATTATCCCAGCCGGCCACCGTCCAGTGGCCGACACCCGACACCTGATAAACCAGGAACACCGGTTAATTATTACACTGTACCGCCGCAAACCACTCCGCCACAATCTACCACGACTATATATAAATTCTCGAACACGACCACGACGACACCGCCGAATAAGAATGCCGAAGACCACGAGGTCCTGTTACCTAAACCATTTCCGACCGGGGTTCAGGTTTACCCATCTAAGCCTGCTACTACCGAGCAAACTCCGCCTAAAAAGCTGGAGGACCTTATGGCATCGTTCTCTGACTCTGAGGTGAGTAGAATGAATTTCTTCAGCTCCGCAAGTATCATGTCTAAAAATGTGGAGAAATAAGCAAAAGGAGGAGAAAGTAAATCttttagataatttttttaatttgtacaaGGATGGCTTTGTATATAGGTGAAATAGGCTGCatagagcggaaaattttggacgaaagaaattgaaaaatatttaaacacagaggcttcagacaactttaaaaacaaatcaCTTTTTTGCATGTAACAAATTAGGAATAACTCATTCGTGAGTTGCcgtattcaattaattttaaaattgctttAACTGTTTTAAGGGGGagtcctatttaggacgctaggaataaggtgattcttgggaattttttttctaagaaactgtcaaGCGGATCCttttcaaactttcagggtattttagtccACATTCAAAGAAtgagaattaattttttcgttataaagtgttcggtagaaatggagatatatgaacacgttcgcaGGGACTCGCGCgacggagttgcaaatttgggAATATTGTTGGAGGTCGCAATTCTTTCCTGAAACAAAAAACCCAagggttttcttatttctcgtttaactacattgtcgatggacctaaaaattttataaataaattaaattgaacaactctttttccataaatagtacgaaatatctttgggcagaatcgtaacttttctatgaagtcccaccaatttcccaacttttaaatttgttttcatttgttaggtacatcgacaatgtaattatacgagaaataCGAAAATCTTTAGTTATTtcggggaagaattggggcctccaacagaatcgcaaatttgcaactccggcgcgcgagttcctacgaacgtgttcatatatctccatttctaccggaccctttgtaacgaaaaaattaatttttactgtttgaatgtgaactaaaataccctgaaagtttggaaaacatCCGCTTAACAGtctctcagaaaaaaattcccaagtttcaccttattcctagcgtcctaaataaggctccccccttaaattaaaatatttgatgatattccacGGAAAGGGCAACAAATGATTGTTAGCGTAGAAGCGCCAAATcaccaaatccgcccctgagttTATATGAGTAATTATTGTTTCCCAAACTATTAAAGGTAAAAATAGATTCTACAAAAACTGGTTGATTTAAGGCACACTTTGCTCTTGATCagcgattttcaaattttgtcaTCCCACGGCACACATAAACTACTTAATTACTAAAATCTTTAGATAAACTGTTCTGCAAATGGCTAAGAAAGTTATCGCACTGACAGGAAGTTTTTTCGTCATTGGTATACAATGATTATATTTTTAATCAATGTTACCGCACCACATTAACTTGTATTAAATAATCTTGGACACTTGGGGATTTGTCGCAGCACACCGATTGAAAATCGCTTCTCTAGATGATAATTTTCGAGTGATTTTCAGGAGTTAAAAAAGCTATTAAATTTAGGTTTTGCATAAATATGTACAGTAGCAGACAAAAAAGTTATCACTTTTttgaaccaccctacttctattacttttcaatatcaactcaaaactgcagtatgtgcctaatatacatattctgaaagagaattaaaagctgtataaaacccagttacagttgaatttatttaactaagaaACAAAAACCTTGCATAACTTTAAACAAGATAACACACTTTTGAAGCCAACAAAAagtaccacttttgaacattaataaaaaagtctaatattttgtgggggcaccttttgctttcagGACAACCTGAAAAGTTACCAAGCTTTGtgactttttgttggctttaaaagtgtgttgtcttgtttaatgttatgtagggtttttgtttgttggttaaataaattcaactgtaactggcttttaaacagctttaaattctccatcagaatatgcatattaaacataccacagtccccAATTTAtgcttaaaaataacaaaaatagaacaaatccaaaaagtggtaactttttgtccgCTAATGTATTGGTATTTCGAGTAACTATACAAAAACAATTCAAGTAAATTTTGTGATTTGGAGACCGAAACCACGTGACGACTCAAAACCTTTACCAAAATTATGGCACTGCTTGGACTCATCTTTTAATACCATAATATTTCAGtgcacaaattttcaaaaataaaaattacaaaggtaGTTCTTGTTTAAACTACTTTAGAGCATAAGGTGAGAAACATTATTCGAATGCTGCAACGGTAGTTgaataaagattttattaatattaagaatttcattgaaatcgtttctttatttaattgaaTAGTAGACGAAAAATGTCGACACCTAACAATTTTCCATGTACTGGGTATAAGAACGAAATCAAACTAAACTACAAAATAACAGTAATGAGAAATAAGcgaaatatcgatatttgcaCACCTAAATTACGAATATTACACAGAacctaataaaaaattgtttttactcTCTAGCGTGAAGTATTAGAGGACATcgaaaaaagagagaagagacAACAAAAAGAGTCACCAGCCGTTAAGAAGGAAGTTGATTTTGTGCCGCATACACCAcctaaagtaaaaagtaaaaatgttGCTGGTCCTCCAGTTTATTATCCTCCTGGATCAGTGGAATTCACTAAGAAAGAAGAAGCCAGTGCAGCGATGATGCAATCTGGTGTAAGTAGATCTCACATTTGATACGGTAGAATCAAGCGTGCagagggagccgtttttagcgcctagcttcGAGCAACCCGCcagtcccgttgctaaggttagaatcggtgaggcgaactgtaGTAgggtacgtgcatttggtatgacttgaactcagctatacagggtcagcgttttatcctgcaacccgcgctcgcgcgaacttgtaaaatggcaacagcgcctcacgaacgcattccactacaaccatgcaccggcccagcggagagctgccagctgcctggacagcagtgacgcctgacctccgaaaattttaggatggtctcttacaaattaacgtcgcaaagagctattgggaatttccggccccaggtaatcgagccgcgcgctccgcttttatgatcggtttcccactcgcaccccagattactgtaatgaggtttgaaaataatgtcgactgatctcgtacccgtctcaatttaaatttgtttagctATGACAGGGTTCACCGCGgcacccttgtacggagagatttttcgccacctgcgtgtaaaagccacaataatggcgcatcattccaaaatatgaaattaacggaagccggtataggcgtggcgttgagtagctaaaacattcagacacaaaaattctagaaaaaaaattcaaacaccgctacaatcaaagacacgtcccattagctaccctTTACGTCCGAtttaggtatgcactgcattaaggataaaatcataaaaaagaaaaccacaaCAATAGATTCTGTatgtaatgatacagaaacaactagcctattgtttccaacaccacgaattttaaaaacagcattaaatacagtatcaaataaacagtttgcaaaaaaaaagctttttacaacacttatggttaaaaaattgaaagaaaaaaaattaagtaaatgtaaaatattttaaattacttatagttcaaaagttatacgaaaaggccccaaatttttcaacccgggccgggaaattctgaatagctctttgcgacgttaatttgaaagagactatcCAGCGGACGCTGgtagctctccgaacgccgggacggtgcatggttgcagtggaatgcgtccgtgaggcgctgttgccattttac
The nucleotide sequence above comes from Andrena cerasifolii isolate SP2316 chromosome 2, iyAndCera1_principal, whole genome shotgun sequence. Encoded proteins:
- the LOC143378491 gene encoding uncharacterized protein LOC143378491, with the protein product MSAAVRERTTTHTSRKIVSHGGPISGQSQAATTANSLENNLDALLEDLQTSVSRSATPSRGGRARSPQVEYRVAANPTKVVSEGRPISPSRGMTTTTEKYVSSGPSGAPSGIPGLEFIDSELQNVQPGQSKTVAYKQVSYQYNKSLDGKPVDPWITTDNALTNTSSALIDDIRERTYEDSTVHPRGPEPISRTVNRELVYDSSASRSKQTSPLPGTQQRDVKYIHESSSYQTEPVQSTVTTVHTNATQEYGNVEYIPVPSPTPTIPINLAPGPNTKVTTTIKTYTYELPGAPETYLPGGSVPGTVVLPGDQTITYTLPKGSTSTTDKTITYQTVNESVPSRTPVRYDSPPLVTDITKKSSTLHQEAKFYREEHHGGPPGQPTTVVYHPGSPPLETTTVTRNEKYYQVDGAYPNGHIPSDRPNHPGKTVIYQNQPPTINETHTTLNRIEEHYPSRPPSSGRHPTPDKPGTPVNYYTVPPQTTPPQSTTTIYKFSNTTTTTPPNKNAEDHEVLLPKPFPTGVQVYPSKPATTEQTPPKKLEDLMASFSDSEREVLEDIEKREKRQQKESPAVKKEVDFVPHTPPKVKSKNVAGPPVYYPPGSVEFTKKEEASAAMMQSGGGWQKGSAKYEYEASSKSKSKTKSGGAVVPVCLPLCCAMPCVIM